The genomic stretch gtctctgtgtgtttgtgtgtgttggtatactattgtttgtgtgtatgtgtgtgtgtgtgtgtgcgcgtgtgcacctTTGTAtactgttgtttctgtgtgtgtgtgtgtgtgtgtgtgtgcacctttgtatactatatgtttgtgtgttgtttgtgcacacATGTTCACACTAGGTTGGTTGTACagtatacatactcacacatgtttttgtgcatgcacacacacacacacacacccacacacatttttgggacgggagggggtagggaggggggcttACATGTGTGCAGCTATAGGGCCACTGCAAGCGTTAGGGTGCAAGATCTCACGGGAACCTCCCTAAATGTCAGATCTCACTCAATTTACAACAGGGGCTGTTTCTGAAGGGAAATGGTGTGGGTGTATCTTTTTACAAGTTTGCCCCTTTTGACTGCAGCTGTCACAGATCTCTGTGCATGCTCACAGtcactctattgtattgtattactcttttttgtcacaacagatttcactgtgtgaaattcgggcttctctccccatggagagcgtgttgctacactgagagcgctacctttttttttcttttttcctgccagcagcttttttaaaaatttgttttcctatcgaagtagatttctacagaatttttgcgagggacaatctttttttttttttttgccatgggttcttttacgtgagttaagtgcatgctgcacacaggaccttggtttatcgtttcgtccaaatgactagcatccagaccactactcaatgtccagtggagggggagaaaatactggcgactatgggattcaaaccggtgcgctcagattctctcgcttcctaggcagacgcgttacctctaggtcatcactccactttgatGAAATCTGAAGCACTGAAATCTGgccgggtttttttgtgtgtgtttttttgtttgtttttttaagagtatTTATGATTATTTTCAGGCAAGTCTGGAATGGACGCTTTGCTTCAGTTTGGAGATGCATCCAACAGAAATAATAAAGTGAAGCAGAGCTCTGTTATTTGCTCTGAGGAGGCAGCTGTTGGCTCCTGAGATATTTAACACaattgtggcagaatggttcagatgctTTTCGGCCAGTACACTGTACagtatctgtgagggtctgggtttgaatcttgctCTTGCcccttttcccaagtttgactggaaaattaaactggacgtctagtcattcaggtaagatgatagaccgaggtccagcgtgcagcacgcacttggcacactgaaaaagaacccatggcaacataagtgttgtcctctggcaaaattctgtagaagaaatccactctgataggaacacaaattcGCATGCACGCAAGGCCTGAGAgttttggtcaggcatctgtctagcagttgtggtgtagcatatagttcaaacacagtgacacctccttgagaaactgaaactgaaagttcaCAATTCTTGGGATTTCAGGATTGTATGTGGGTATGCAGGTTGTACGTTTTTCTTATGGTTGGttatttgatttattattattgaagtgaggaaggaagtggGGTTGTTGGATGGGTAGTTGGGGTGCTGTGTTTGGGAGATGACAGAATATTGTATATAATCAGAACAGTTTCAGTATCAGAACAGACAGTTATTGGTATAAGCAATGCTACCTCAAGCTGTGACCGTGCTGTCATCATTGTTCATACTCcgtgagcgtgcacacacacacacacacacacacagagatttaaaaATGACACTTCATTTCACATCCAAAACTTGAACAGATCATCATTTTAATGTGAAAGATATTCCAGCATACTACTGAAAGCACTACTGAACCACCAACAACAGTACTGATTATAATGACTTGAAAATGTCTAGGATGATTACTATGAGACTAAAATGTCTTTTTCATGTCATTTTCAGTATTGTTTTATGTTCTGTGGACCAGTTATATAATTTTTTCACTAGTTTAAACTAAATTCTTGTGACAAAGTGTAAAGTCAAATGGCCAGTCAAggaaaagattgtgtgtgtgtgtgcttttacattTGCATCTGTGAAGGCATTGGATGTTTCTCGTTGACAGGGAGCTGTTATGATATTTTTATGTCATGTTGATATTTAACTGAATGATGTAAGACGCTCTAAGCAGCATCAGTACTGGCTATCgcaccatagaaaagttatgcattattgttgttgttttgttgtttgatgttgttattattatgacataagctaacagctgggccaacagcagagggAGAGCTGCATGGTCAAtgggtttctccattgcaaatttgaagtcatttacagcttggtcttttgtgaaggactgttactctcaaactaggaggcaagattgcactggctctttgtgctgcagccttggggtctggttagcttttgggaaccatccccaacaccaactgtcctaaaatcctagtggcaagagagtgggaatgtaacttgggcaaaacactccaCTAAAATCAAAGTCTAGCctaggtagtcgggacagcagttgcctcctctgctgttctgatggtattaattagacacgactgactatcatacagtgtacgtattattaacatcattattattattattattattatcattattattattattatcgcatGCGTGTTTCAGCTTAGCCGATCATGCACAGGGGAGATGGTTCTGACGGTGACGCGGGACAGCTTGGTGGGACTGCTTGGGGCGCCCTTTGACCCGATAACCGTCACAGTGACGGCCAGCGCCGTGTGCTATGTCAACGTGCTCTTCACGCCTGTGGAGGTGCTCCACctcaagaaggaggaggaggaggtggaggatgacaCAGGTGGTAACCTGAACCTTCACAAGTTCCGCAGTGTCCTGTGGCGGCTGACAGGGCGCGCTGGCTACGGGTTCTGCCCTGGCTTCAAGGACAGCGACTTCCCAGCCGGGTTTGAGTATGAGTGCCACGGGCTGCAGGTGGTGGAGCGTCCCTTCCGGCGCATCCAGTCCCCGGGCTGCAGGGTGCTGATCCAGCAGCGTCGCCACtcgtcccgccccctccccagccaGCCCGTGCTGCTCAAGCTCTGCTCCTCCTGCTTTGAGGTGCTCACCGCTATCTTTGTGTGCTTCAAGAGCACAGGCCGGGACCTGTCGGTAGCAGCCTTTGCCAAGTTTCTGCTGGTCAACTCCTCATCACCACCCCGCTCAGCCGGTCAGCAGCACCCCTCTTCCTCCAAGGATAGATTggctgaagaagatgatgatgcatACTCTGTGATTTCCAAGGGGGGTAAATCCACCCTGGTGGAGCAAGgggatgaaggtggtgaggggggagactCATCGgaggcagtgggggaggggatggtggtagaggaggagcCGCCGGGCAGGACGCATGCCAGCAGCAAAAGAGCAGCTTTTGGCAAACTGACCATGCGTGACTGTAGTGTGCTGCTGGATCGGGTGTTGCCTCACAGCGCCCCCTGCCGAGTGCAGAACGACAGCACCAGAGATGTTGACCTCGCTgtcactacctcctcctcctcttcctcctcctccacatcctcctccaccATTCCTCTTGCAGATGGTGCCGCTTCTGTTGTCACGTCGTATTCCCCCTCGGAGCCATTGCCATCCTCCCCTTCCAACATCGGCAGACTGGCTTTGGTGGACGGCCGCCTTCGCATCCAGCCCTGTGGGGAGAGCCCCTCACCCTCACGCCCTGTGCTGTCGGCTCGCATCAAGCCCTTCAGGAAGGGGATGATGCCACAGGaggaggatgtgggtggtggtggtggtggtggtacagacCTACACCAGGCAGAAAGGGGTGGTGGTACCACGGACGTTGTTGTTGTGGCAGCTGCTGTAGGAGAGAGTGTCAATACGACGGAAGGGATGTCTGTGGACGAGGTGGTCACGGTCATGGCGCCTGCCGCAAACACCAGGAACCTTCTGTCCCAGGACCCCCCCTCCAGGCCATCGGTGAAGGAGGAGACCTCCCCCACCCATGAGACGGGACCCCCGGTACTGACCCCCGAGGTAGTGCTCTCCCCTGACTCGCCCCAGCCCCTGCTGATAGACGAGGAggctgagcagcagcagcaggatgcTGGCCAGCCTGGTGAGGTCttcacttgtatgtgtgtgtgtggggggaagtgggggggggggaagagggatgtgtagggtgtgtgtgtgtgtgggcgggggggatgtgtagggtgtgtgtgtggcgtgtgtgtttgtggggatgtgtttggggtgggggaagatgtgtgtgtttctatgcgtgtgtgtggagtggcatgtgtgtgtgtgcggtgtgtgttgtctgtgtgaatgtgtgtgtatgtgtgtgtgtgtgtgtgtgtgtgtgttcttcagttttgaACGTCCACCCTATCATCAGTGTGATTTTAGACACAAAAGTGAAATTTACGTGTACAAAGAGAGAACCTAATGCAATGTTACCTGCAGACTTAATTAAAGTAAGCGTCCAACTGGATAGTGATGCAAACTTTAGTTTAAGAAAAttttaacaataacaagaaattaTCACTATATCACTATCAGCAGCCTCTTATAATGATCTTTCCAGAAAGCTGGACATGGAAGGCTTTAGAGCCTCACACATTCACAAAGTTTTGAAAGTTGTCCTCCacagtatgtgtgcttgtgtgtgttagtgtgcgtgcgtgtgtgtgtgtgtgttgattctctgactctgtctgtttctgtgtgtagcctatttctctcagtctctgcttctctgttagGTGGCCTGTTGGATGGTACTTTATTAAATCAAGgaaagaaatttctttttctttgtttcaacagttcctttcagtttcaccacattcattcgtttattccaGTGTTTTGTTATGCATTGAAAATTAGTTGACTcactcacccatgtcataaggacctcatggccagtgacatttAAGTGTCAGAGTATTGaagtgtctgtctccttgtctgtgtgttctcctctccctctctctctctctcccacttacaaacacatactctctctctctttctctccgagtCACAAGGACTGAGGAGAGCAGAAGAGGCCAGCAGTCTTTAATTCAAAGAGGCAGAGCAGAGAGCCTGATGATAGTcggatgtcggtgtgtgtgcacacagcgTATGATGACGATGGTCGTGTTGTGTCCCTGTTGCGTGCAGAGAACAAGCGGCGCTGCCTTCGCTGCCCCCACTGCATGGAAGCCTTCTCCTCAGAGGCCCAGCTCCAGCAACACAGCTCGCAGCATCACCAGGGCCAGGTCCcccccgtctcctcctcctcctcctccacacccacacccacactcacaccctcctCACAGGGCTTGCCAGACGTTGGAGCGGCGGCAGTGCTGTGTGAGTCCCCCCACGACGGAGAACAGGACAGTCCGGCAGCAGCAGCGGCACCAccagtggtggttgtgggggggacCTGCCCCATCTGCCACGCTACCTTCCCAAGCAAAGCGGAGCTGGAGAGGCACCTCATCGCCCGCCACGGTGCCCGCCTGCACCCCTGCCGTTACTGCGGCCAGAAGTTTGCTCTGAAGAAGAACCTCACAGACCATCTGCAGAGGCACAGGGGGGCCCGCATACTCACCTGCAACGAGTGTGGCCAGGAGTTCTGCAAGAAGAAGCTGTTCGCTGCTCATGTGCGCGAGCACATGGGCAACTTGCCATTCTTCTGCACCATCTGCTCGCGCATGTTCAGCCGGGAGAAGGCCTTTGAGGAGCATGTGGCGCGGCACCGGGCAaggaggggtgtgcatgctgtgctgGAGGGCAGCCAGAGGACCACACAGAGCATCATGAGCAAGGCCAAGAGGTGTCTGGAGGAGAAGGCCCTGCTCAACCCGGAGCCTGCTCCGCCAGAGCCAGAGTCTGCACCACCGGTGGTGTCTTCCTCGCCCATCCTTGTGTCCACCTCCTCTGCGcacccccttcatcctcccccctcctcctcttctggaGTGATGCAGCCCTCTGAGTGCCGATCACCTTCAGCCCAAAGCATGGCGTCGGTGACAGCAGCTGCTTTCCAGCCTGCCAGCGTCCCGGAATCTCTGGCATCGGCCTCCTCCAACCTGCACTTGCTGTCTGTGGTCAGTCTGGCTCAGGCGCATTATGACCAGCAGGAGAGACCCAGTGCTCAGCAGACAGGGACCCAGCTGGCTCCCCAGGTGACCTCCAACCCACAGCATGGATCCCACAGTCCGGGCGGTGAAAGGGTGGGGGAGGCAGTGTGCAGTGCCGGTGGCAGTCCTGTCAGCGCTAGCAGTCCCCAGAGACGTCCATCCCAAGTGGACTTCCTCCTGCAGCAGCTGAACGGACCCGTCCCCAGCTCCCCGTCCTCGGCGGCCAAGTCTCCATTACCACAACCATCAGATCAGCAGCagctcacccccatccccagccccaccAGCGCCAGAAAGATGCAGCCACTGCCCCCAGTTATGCCCTCCTGCAGCCAGGAGTCAGGGAAGGTCTCTCCTCCCCGTGGCACTGGTACCGCACCCAAGCCCTCCACCCAGTCTCCGCAGACCTCTCAGAGCATGGAGGTGGAAGGAAGTCGGCAACCAGCCAGCTCCTCAGCAGACAAGCAGCACGGAATGGGAATTCCTGCACtactgacagatggacagagtgtGGGGGAGTGCTCAGCACTCCGAGAAAGACAGGAGAAGTGTGACGACACCACAGCCTGTGAAAAAGCAGCAGCGGCACCCATGGACAAGATGCTGCATGACTTGGAGGAGAGGCTAcgacagaaggaagaggagctgAAGGAGCGGGAGCGGGCCATCACCAAGAAGAACATGCTGCTGTTCCAGCAGCTCTTGATGgctcacatcacacagcagtccaAGACCCCAGCTGGTAGTGGCGGTGtctcccctgcccctgcccctgctaAGGGCAAAGCGGACAAGCCTACCCCGCAGCAAGCACTGGCCATGTTCGCCGCCCTCAATGCTGCAGCCGCTCGGGGAGCCGGTGGTGGTGGCACAAGTGCCCCTCCCTTCAGACTGCCACTGTCCTTGGCTGCCAAACTGCCCGGTTTCCAGGGCAACACAGTAGCAGCATCCAGGAtacccaccaccactgtcacggAGGAGAGGGGAGTGTTGGGAAGCCGAGCAGGTCAGGCCGGAGGAGGTAGCTCAGGAGGTCTCCCTCTGCCGGCCCCAGCCCCTGCCTCTGCCACCACCCACCATGCCTCGCAGCCGGTGGGTGACAGGAACGAGGCAGGAGTCTCATCTCACCCAGCAGCCTCAGCCACAGTGTCTGCAGCATCAGCAGGTTCTGAGGGAGGTGGCAAGAGGCCCTCCCCAAACTCTGTGCCCTTcaaaccacccccatcccccaccaccctgccTGGCACGGCCCATGCCTCCTTGGGGacccctcctgctgctgctgccgctgccggGCTGAGGTCCTCGGACTTGCGTCGCAAGTTACAGCAGGGGTCAGTGGGCCCATCCCAGACCCCTTTCTTCCTGCAGGAGATGATGAAGCTGGAGTCCAAGATGCCATCCAGTGTCAagactctcctcccctccccccagcccaaAGCTGCAGCACCACTGGACCCTGTCACCCATCGTACACACCTGGTCCCTGCCAGCCGGACAGCAGTGGTgaagcagggaggggggaggatgggcaTCGGACATGGCAGCAGTGGCGGTGGTATTGGGGAGTATAACGGTGGAGGTGGTGGCCACGGCAACGGGAGCAAGGTGCGAGGGGGTGGAAAGCGGGGGGCCTGGTCTGGGGGGCTGGTCAAGGAGAAGCTGACCTCTCATAACACCATCGTGCCCCTCCACGAGGTGGAGCGCCTCATGTCCTtgaccccctcccattccccactcctccaccgctctccctcctctatctctccgcAGACGGCTGGCACTGCCGCAGCCACGCgttccccctccgcctcccccttggccccaccaccctcctcctccttgccttGTGCCCCCCCATCCTcatcgtccaccaccaccactccctctcattctccctctgctTCTGCCTCTGCTTCCCCTGCTGCTGGCCCCCCTCTACCCTCGCTCTCTGGTGACGTGCCTGTTGCTTCTTCCCACTCGggcaccaccccttcctccaccgtTTTCCCTGCCCAGTCCCCTaaccgccctcctcctccccaccattcCCAGACTCCCTACATTCCCTCCATCTCGGATAAACCGAAGTACATGGGTGCCAGCTCCGACTTGCCTTCCATGCCCCCCCTGATCCCAGCGTCCATTGTGGAGCAGAATGCAGAGCCCATTGACCTGACCaaaggcagtggtggtggtggaaagagcagtggtggtggtggtggcatagcCTTGGGCAGCGATGTGAGATCTGGGCCAAGAAAGCTGAAGCTTAGGACAACCTCACAGAA from Babylonia areolata isolate BAREFJ2019XMU chromosome 6, ASM4173473v1, whole genome shotgun sequence encodes the following:
- the LOC143282803 gene encoding uncharacterized protein LOC143282803; the protein is MSETRGTQTDVVTEKNIADCLMELRSKAEFQDLTYRLSRSCTGEMVLTVTRDSLVGLLGAPFDPITVTVTASAVCYVNVLFTPVEVLHLKKEEEEVEDDTGGNLNLHKFRSVLWRLTGRAGYGFCPGFKDSDFPAGFEYECHGLQVVERPFRRIQSPGCRVLIQQRRHSSRPLPSQPVLLKLCSSCFEVLTAIFVCFKSTGRDLSVAAFAKFLLVNSSSPPRSAGQQHPSSSKDRLAEEDDDAYSVISKGGKSTLVEQGDEGGEGGDSSEAVGEGMVVEEEPPGRTHASSKRAAFGKLTMRDCSVLLDRVLPHSAPCRVQNDSTRDVDLAVTTSSSSSSSSTSSSTIPLADGAASVVTSYSPSEPLPSSPSNIGRLALVDGRLRIQPCGESPSPSRPVLSARIKPFRKGMMPQEEDVGGGGGGGTDLHQAERGGGTTDVVVVAAAVGESVNTTEGMSVDEVVTVMAPAANTRNLLSQDPPSRPSVKEETSPTHETGPPVLTPEVVLSPDSPQPLLIDEEAEQQQQDAGQPENKRRCLRCPHCMEAFSSEAQLQQHSSQHHQGQVPPVSSSSSSTPTPTLTPSSQGLPDVGAAAVLCESPHDGEQDSPAAAAAPPVVVVGGTCPICHATFPSKAELERHLIARHGARLHPCRYCGQKFALKKNLTDHLQRHRGARILTCNECGQEFCKKKLFAAHVREHMGNLPFFCTICSRMFSREKAFEEHVARHRARRGVHAVLEGSQRTTQSIMSKAKRCLEEKALLNPEPAPPEPESAPPVVSSSPILVSTSSAHPLHPPPSSSSGVMQPSECRSPSAQSMASVTAAAFQPASVPESLASASSNLHLLSVVSLAQAHYDQQERPSAQQTGTQLAPQVTSNPQHGSHSPGGERVGEAVCSAGGSPVSASSPQRRPSQVDFLLQQLNGPVPSSPSSAAKSPLPQPSDQQQLTPIPSPTSARKMQPLPPVMPSCSQESGKVSPPRGTGTAPKPSTQSPQTSQSMEVEGSRQPASSSADKQHGMGIPALLTDGQSVGECSALRERQEKCDDTTACEKAAAAPMDKMLHDLEERLRQKEEELKERERAITKKNMLLFQQLLMAHITQQSKTPAGSGGVSPAPAPAKGKADKPTPQQALAMFAALNAAAARGAGGGGTSAPPFRLPLSLAAKLPGFQGNTVAASRIPTTTVTEERGVLGSRAGQAGGGSSGGLPLPAPAPASATTHHASQPVGDRNEAGVSSHPAASATVSAASAGSEGGGKRPSPNSVPFKPPPSPTTLPGTAHASLGTPPAAAAAAGLRSSDLRRKLQQGSVGPSQTPFFLQEMMKLESKMPSSVKTLLPSPQPKAAAPLDPVTHRTHLVPASRTAVVKQGGGRMGIGHGSSGGGIGEYNGGGGGHGNGSKVRGGGKRGAWSGGLVKEKLTSHNTIVPLHEVERLMSLTPSHSPLLHRSPSSISPQTAGTAAATRSPSASPLAPPPSSSLPCAPPSSSSTTTTPSHSPSASASASPAAGPPLPSLSGDVPVASSHSGTTPSSTVFPAQSPNRPPPPHHSQTPYIPSISDKPKYMGASSDLPSMPPLIPASIVEQNAEPIDLTKGSGGGGKSSGGGGGIALGSDVRSGPRKLKLRTTSQNGSSSPSVNQRDATPNAGSAPQGSPAVESQEGTAKGEREDQGVQATAPGRVLVPEAGPQGGLPTAQRRAEDPEKSAVGQARMLTPQAVRFLRPEGLALMRHILPTMVAQQQQSGRRGEVGGAQRSPAPRLPSPTTVLQMMPLLRAGKVVPHMLPPGHPLLTQTPVRPSSVPAPSPAGLVVTSASKAVVADMVPVPSCASPVPSPATDGLSVSAAGPSGRPHSVPTAVSHLNLVRLSPKTSASSHSGAILYTQSAVGSAETLSTGVRRASSGAESRSPRERHQAGSEGAAEKPGKPIHPLGGFPWHRPAPVQPSSQPQHHHPPTQPNSNSQPDNASRSGKEDKEKGRRERPEDREMVADQNLWQQQFLATLREKRRQKQEQEQRQQQQQVQQEQSTGGQPALSQAAVPPPSAPKRTRRGRGGTGQKQGSSNPNSASADRVDGCSDTSTSQLPPPSTTAPPPPQQLLFDPSVSPQNQAPVAPQTRRAGGGRAGQGRGRGRGRKRSPRSAAAPVPDAPYPAGPGQGGERVVVDTRQQEEGIELQGFGSDGEIKVEPLEAGVRCDDCGHMFFNEADILEHDCDVP